Proteins encoded within one genomic window of Fragaria vesca subsp. vesca linkage group LG1, FraVesHawaii_1.0, whole genome shotgun sequence:
- the LOC101299813 gene encoding glucan endo-1,3-beta-glucosidase 2-like, translating to MGFLFGSESMALTLLLLLLALSVATADEDVFIGVNIGTSLSDMPHPTQVVALLKAQQIRHVRLYDADRAMLVALANTGIQVIISVPNDQILGIGQSNSTAANWVSQNVVAHYPATNITAISVGSEVLTAVPNTAKILVSALKYIHSALVASNLDSQIKVSTPLSSSIILDSFPPSQAFFNRSLNPVLVPMLSFLQSTGSFLMLNVYPYYDYMQSNGVIALDYALLNPLQANKEAVDSNTLLHYSNVFDAVVDAAYYAMAFLNFTNVPVVVTESGWPSKGDSNEPDATLENANTYNSNLIRHVLNKTGTPKRPGLAVSTFIYELYNEDTKPGPVSEKNWGLFDANGTPIYILRLTGSGAVLANDTTNQTFCTAKDGTDTKMLQAALDWACGPGKVDCSPLLQGEPCYEPDNVISHATYAFDTYYHQMGKTSASCDFNGVAAITTTDPSHGSCVFPGSLGKNGTLVNITAPSLNSTSGDSSAYNFQSNAFTSIVLIHVLISCAVFL from the exons ATGGGTTTCTTGTTCGGTTCTGAATCTATGGCTCTAACGCTTCTGCTTTTACTTTTAGCTCTTTCAGTAGCTACTGCTGATGAAG ATGTGTTTATTGGTGTGAATATTGGAACATCCCTCTCCGACATGCCACACCCAACTCAAGTAGTAGCACTTCTAAAAGCCCAGCAGATTCGACATGTTCGGTTATATGATGCAGATCGTGCCATGCTTGTGGCACTTGCAAATACAGGAATTCAAGTCATTATTTCTGTGCCTAATGACCAGATCCTTGGAATCGGTCAATCTAATTCCACTGCAGCTAATTGGGTATCCCAGAATGTAGTAGCACATTACCCAGCTACAAACATCACAGCTATATCTGTTGGTTCAGAAGTCCTTACTGCCGTTCCAAATACTGCAAAAATCCTCGTCAGTGCTCTCAAATACATTCACTCGGCCCTTGTGGCATCCAATCTTGACAGCCAAATCAAAGTCTCAACTCCTCTTTCTTCGTCCATTATCCTTGATTCGTTTCCACCTTCCCAAGCTTTCTTTAACCGCTCACTGAATCCAGTGTTGGTCCCTATGCTTAGTTTCTTGCAGTCCACAGGTTCGTTCCTGATGCTTAATGTGTACCCATACTATGACTACATGCAATCAAATGGTGTTATTGCATTGGATTATGCACTGCTCAACCCTCTCCAGGCAAACAAAGAAGCTGTTGATTCCAATACGCTTCTCCATTACTCCAATGTATTTGATGCTGTGGTTGATGCAGCATATTATGCCATGGCTTTTCTTAACTTCACCAATGTTCCAGTAGTCGTGACAGAATCAGGCTGGCCTTCAAAAGGTGATTCTAATGAGCCAGATGCTACATTAGAAAATGCCAACACTTACAACAGCAATTTAATAAGGCACGTGTTGAACAAAACTGGAACTCCAAAACGTCCTGGACTTGCAGTTAGTACTTTCATTTATGAACTCTATAATGAGGATACAAAACCTGGGCCTGTCTCAGAGAAGAACTGGGGATTGTTTGATGCAAATGGAACACCTATCTACATATTACGGTTGACGGGATCAGGGGCAGTATTAGCGAATGATACTACAAATCAAACTTTCTGTACAGCCAAGGATGGCACTGATACAAAGATGCTTCAGGCTGCACTAGATTGGGCTTGTGGACCTGGCAAGGTGGATTGCTCACCATTATTGCAGGGAGAACCATGCTACGAACCAGATAATGTGATTTCGCACGCAACATATGCATTCGACACTTATTATCATCAGATGGGGAAGACATCTGCATCATGTGACTTCAATGGAGTGGCTGCAATCACCACTACCGATCCAA GCCATGGCTCCTGTGTATTTCCCGGCAG TCTTGGCAAGAATGGAACCTTGGTCAACATCACAGCTCCGTCTTTGAATTCCACAAGTGGAGATTCTTCTGCATACAACTTTCAGAGCAATGCTTTCACAAGCATAGTACTCATTCATGTTCTCATCAGCTGTGCAGTTTTCTTGTAG